The region GAGCGACGGGATTACTCTGTGTTTTGATAGCTGTCGCATTTCTTTGGGGAATGGACCGGATAGAAGAAAGACTGCTTCTGAGTGGATTATAAATAGACCACAGAAGAGATGGATGTGGTCCACAGCCCGGTCGGGGGGCCCTGAACACCCTGTCCTAAGACGACAGGACTGGTAGGTACGAGGACAGGCGTGGAGGTGAGAGGAGTAGCCGGGGAGTGGAGAGACCGGTGTCTCTGGAGGCTTCACTCAGGTAGCAGAGTAAACATCTGGCGGTCAGCAGGAAGAGCGTCCGGGTAAAGTGAGTTTTGAACAATCAAGACCAGTTAGTCTGACCTTGGGTTATTtaacagatggggaaagtgaGCTGCTGGAATTAAGGATCAAGATAAAGGGCTTATCTGAACTTGGAGGGTGTTGGAAGCGCAGCCTCAACTTGAACAGTTTTCTTGAACAGGTTCCAGCAACTTCAGGCACTTAAAACCTTATCTAAAAAGTTAAGAGACCACAGCGGGAGGTTCACTGGAGACACAGAACGCAGAggggttgttgttgctgttgttcagtctgtaTCATGCCCCAgtatttgtgacctcatggactgcagcaggccaggcttccctgtccttcactgtctccctgactttgctcaaattcatgtccattgggtcagttatgtcacccaaccatttcaccttctgtagcccccttctctttcgtcctaccctcaatctttcccagcatcagggtcttttccagtgaatcagctctttacatcaggtggccaaagtactggagcttcagcatcagcattattccttccaaggaatattcaaggttgatttcctttaggattgactggtttgatttccttgttatccaagggactctcaagagtcttctctaacaccaaaattcaaaagcatcagttcttctgtgttcggcctcctttatggtccaactctcatatccgtacatgactactggaaaaaccgtagctttgactatagggccctttgtctgcaaagtggtacctctgctttttaaaatgctctctaggcttgtcatagcttttcttccaaggagcaagggtcttttaattttatggctgcagtcaccatctgcagtgatttaggagcccaagaaaataaattctgcccctgattccattttttccccatctatttgccatgaagtgatgagaccggataccatgatcttaggtttttgaatgctgagttttaagccagatgtTTGAGAGGGGTGGAGGCTTTCCAATATGGCCCCACTAGAGTGGGAAGACATAGGAAGGAACCAGCCCAAAGGCACAGAGACTTCCCACAGGTACTGGCTTTTCAGACTGATAGTCCCGCTGTCTTTTTCGCTCAGATTTTAAGTGTTGGTTTCTTAGAAGTGTAAAATCCTGGCTTTTCTGGGTCTTAGAGGGTGTAGGTGCACCTTTTCTTGCAGTTGTGCCTGCCTTTGAGGGCTGGCCACTGGGACAGCTTAGCTGGGTTAAACTAAGAATTGATCTTGATCTGATTGACCCCTAACACCCTTGACCCACACATGCTTTCGAGAATCATTCCTCCCCAGCAGATGGTAGCTGGTTTAGAGCAGGGACTCTGCCTTGTTTATTCCAGAATCCCTCATGGTTAGGTGCTGTGTTTGGCAAACTGGAATGATGCACTTTGGATGTACAGAACTGATAATTGTATCTTGAGTTCCCAGGGGCTTACAGCTGGAGATGGGAGCACAAAATGATGCAATTCCcagtgtaaattttaaaaatctaagtcttaaaaaaagaaataaaaatgtaaatctgaCGACTTGGTTGTATCTTTACAAGTTTATTTCATGCTTGTCTTTTGTATACTTGCCGATCTCCTAATTGTGCAAGAGTTTCAACTGttccttaaaataatatttgtgatAAAAGGAATATTTAACTGAATTCTAGTAAATCAGACTTTTCCATGATATCTTTTTAACCAGTTGAtgaaaaagaaagtggaagtcatgctttcatttttcattagaaATGATTTCTTACATTCAGGCAGGGTTAAGTAGTATAATTTTGTAATTATACCAGTAGTGCTAAAACATTTTTGCTAATGCATATATTTTGGCTCTAAAAGTAGATGGGTTGCTTATCGTTGTTTTGTTTggaggttttgtgtgtgtttttggttGTCATTGTTATAGCATTATTggattttttctgtgtgtgtgtaaaaatttttattgaaatatagtttatttacagtgtttcaggtgtagGGGTTGCTTTTTGACAGCCATTGTATAACATTTATGAATTTTATAATTCTAATGTTTTTATCCTTCCAAGGGAAGTTTTTTAGAAATTTGCCCAAGTAGATAGCAGAAAAACTTCTTTGACCTTTCTGTTTTCTATCCTAGCAATGTGTAGGGTTTTTTGGTAATAaccttttaagattcttttccaataaatAGTAAGTTATTTACATGCTTTTGTCCTGTGTTATTACTTCTGTAGACTATTGGTTTTTTGTCATtagttttactgaggtataatttatatacaatacaGTACACATTTTAATAGACctttgagttttgacaaatgtatacaatCCTTGTAACCAGCAACCCATCCAGGATTTCTGCTATCCCAAggattgctttttctcttttgtggcaCTGGCTACCTCCCATCTGCAGCCCTAGGCAGCCAAGGATTTTCTTTCCCCTACAgcttatatttgtcttttttattgtatttctggAGTCAGCATTCCAGGAATTGCAAACTTCTCTGTACGGGGCCAGTTAGAAGCATACAGTATGTAGtcctttctgtctgacttctcaGCCCAGTCTGTTGATTGTGTATTTTGTTggcaattcattcttttttttttaattgtggtaaacaATACATAACTTAAACTGCCATTTCTAACCATTTTTCTGTGTAcatttcagtggcattaattGTATTCCCATTGTTTCCAAAGCTATCACCCCTATTTCCAAAGCTTTTTCATAACCCCAGATAAACTCTAGCCTTTAAGCAGTAACTCCCCACTCCTCTTCCCCCTCAGCCTGGTAACCTCTAATCTAcattgtttctatgagtttgcctATTCTCAACATTTcagataagtggaatcatacagtatctgtccttttctgtctggcttatttcactaagcaatGTTTTCAAAGTTAATGTTGTTGTATGTATCAGCACTTCTTttttgactgagtaatattccattgaatggaCATACCGTTTTGGCTTATCTGTTCATCAgttggacatttggattgtttctattttttgcctgttatgaataatgctgctctgcATATTTGTGCATAAGTTTTTGTATGAACTTAGGTTTGCAGTTTTCTTGAGTGTATACCTAGAAGAGGAATTGCTGGATAATATAATTCTGAATTTAACTTTTTGTGGACCCACATGGCTGTTTTCTATagggctgtaccattttgcattccaaccTGCATTGTAGAAGGGTTTCAGTTTCTCCCCATtctctccaacacttgttattatagCCATCTTACTAGGTGTGGAAGGACTATTGGTTTTTCATAAGGTACATAAGCATAGCGTATTGCTACAAACTTGGTGGGGGAATTAATGAGTGTAATTTTATATGTTCCAGGAAGATGGACTGAGACAAGTTCTGGAGGAGATGAAAGCTTTATATGAGCAAAACCAATCTGATGTGTAAGTTGGTAAgcttgatattttaaaacaatttaagaaaTACAATGTTGAAGTCAGATCatcttaatattcatttttagatatgatttggtttttttaattctctgtgaCCCTGATCATAGCCTAGCTATACAGAAGTGGGATTTGTGTTAATGATTGTTATGTCTCTAGGGACCAAATAGAGCTTGGCACATGGTAGGTGTTCGATAAATAGTTACCCTTTGACTGGTGTGACTTGCAAGGATTTAGGGTGGATCCAAAAGAGATGAGACAGGAGCAAGTAACAGACCTAACGAGTGAAGTGTGTTGTTTCCATCAGGTGAGGCCTTACTGGTTTAAAGGGAGAACAGGCAGTTTGCAAatttagcaggagcagcagtgaCTTGCGAAAGCTTGAGTGAAGTTCGCTGGGAACTCGTGCTGCAGAACGCTACAGCTTGGTAGGTTAGAGGGTTCTGGAGTTGCAGACTATTTAGAGCCAGCCATGGTAGTTGGCACAGTGGAGAATCTGGACTGAACAACAGACTTCAGAGGATCCTGTGACTGGGTGAAGAATAAGATGCAAGAGTACTGACTGCTGGAGGAAAAATGAGTTATTGAGAGAAGTCTGTCTGCAACATGAGATTTCATCCCTGGCCTTGTTCGGTAGTGTTTTCATCAGTTAGTTAGACATAGAAATCAGTAGCATGTTAAGGTTTGTGGATTACACAGAAGAGTAGAAACACTTTGCAGTGACTGCAGTTAAGGATAGATACTGATGAAGGAGGAACTGATGTGCAAGAGGTCTGCGGTCAATGTAAGGGAAATGGAAAGTCCTGAACTCGGGTGTCCaagtcattcatttgttcatgcaACAGATAGGCACTAGACACTTATGAGCTGATAAAGGGCTCTGGTGTTTCAATTGTAAACAGCAGAAATCAAGAGGTTTGCCCCCGTGACCCTCAGTGTCATGCAGAAGACAGATGTTAAATGCAGGTAAACCAGGTCAGACTACCTGCTGTGAAGGAAAACACAGCACCCGGAGAGAGTAATGCACTGAAAATATTAGTAGATTGAGAAATCCTGGAAATTGTCTCCAAGGAAGAGACACTTCAGCTAGAGCCTGAATAAGTAGATTTTAGTGAGGAAGTAATTGTGGACACAGAGTATTTCCAGTTGGAGGAAacagcacgtgcaaaggccctgagtcaTGAAAGAGGGTGGGATGCTCAGGGACCTGATCATTACCAAAGGCCAATGTAGCTAAAACTTAGTGAGCAGGCAAAGGGTGACACCAGGTGAGATTTAGTATGTGGGGGAGGTGGTGGCATGTTTGTGTTCTAACAATCACCCTAGCCGCCATGTGGACAGTGGATGGTGGGACTGAGAGGGAATATGGTGGTCATGCAGGTGATAGGAAGGGTGAGCCAGACTAGGGAAAAACAGAACAGTTTACAGACCTATTTAGGAGGTAACTGGACAGGCCTTAGTCCAGTAAGGGAATGATTTTCCTATATTTATACCATTGGGAAATTCATGATCCCCCAAAATTCTGTGCCCTATCCTCCTAGTTTGGTTCTGGGCAGGACAGTCACTATTACCAGTTTCTGGTTAAAATTCTTTGTCAGAAGAAATCTATTCCTACTTAATTGCTCACATGGAAATGTGAATTTTTTAAGGAGGTTCTTGTGTATTTAATCAAGTACTTTGACGTTAAGTTGGGTGTGTTTTATTTGTGCTATTTCATTATAATCAAGAGCACACTGGAAACAACGTGGAGAATAGAGTGGCAGGAGTGTCTGGAGCAGATCTGGAAGACGTGGTGCATCTATGTACATGGCCCAGATCTAGAAGACATGGGAAATACATTTTGCCTCTATTTTCAGGACCTAGAGCAGGCACATACATTTTGTATTTATCTGTTGCCTTTTAAAACTCCAAAGTAGATACTTATTAATTCTGtacatattgttttgttttgttttcctttttttttttctattgtagtTAAGATACACACCAGtgacagctcagtggtaaagaatctgcctgccagtacagggaatgtgcattcagtccctgggtcaggaaggtcccctggagaaggaaatggcaaccctccccagttttctggcctggaaaattccatggacaggagctaggcaggctacggtccatggggtccgaAAAACCGGACActagagtgactgagcacacatactaTTGAGTGTATTCAGAACATCCATAATGTCAtatctccatcaccaccaccacctccagaactcttcattttacaaaactgaaacaccGTACCCAGTAAACAACTGTCCATGTGATTGGAAAGGGTGATACTTGTCTGATATCTAAGGAGACATGTTTTTTATCGGGTAAAACCAAAATTTCCTCCCTCTTTGTGTAAAGGACCCTAAAGTGCAAACATCAAAAACTATTTCTTGGATGAGTGGAGGAGCACTTGACTTTAGAGTCCTTATCTCACTTTATGAGAATGAGGATTTGGAAGGATTTGATACTATAGAAAGAGGACTCCGTAGGATAAGAACATGATGTGAGGCCATAATCTTATGCCGCATGATATTTGATCTCTTGTCCCAGCATGAAAAAGGGATTCTAAAAAGTGAGGCAAAAAGTTGTCttttggaaacaatggaaattaaTCCATGTGCAAAACACAGTGTGCCACATGGCTAAACAAAACAATGGGAATATGATCCTAGGCAAAttaggtatttttaatttttttttttttttaagaatttaagtttgtccacacagcttgcaggatcttagttccctgaccagggattgaacctgtgccctcggcagtgaaagtgcagtgtcttaaccactggaccaccagggaattccctggatcttttctattttattctgttaGCAAAAGCTCCGATGTGGAGGCAGGTACTATTTAGGTAGGTTAACTACTGACATAAATGGCTAAAAACAAGTATGGAGTTAGTCGTTAGCTGACTTTGAAAATTTAACCTGTACTCAATAGACattcttttccttaaatgttttacCAGGAATgaagcaaagtcaagtggacgaGGTGATTTGATACCAACCATCAAGTTTCGACACTGTTCTTTGCTAAGAAATCAGCGCTGCATTGTAGCCTACCTGTGAGCATCTCTGTGTTTGCGGGGGTGGCAGGGAGCAGTGAAGGGTTCCCATCCAAGTGGGTATCAGAAATTCTTAGAGTGGTCTCTCTTTTATGAGCATTCTGAATTTTCTCTTTccacttaaacatttttattatggaaaattataGTATTCTTAAAACTAGGGAATAATACTACAACCCCCCGTGGAGCCATCATATAGGTTACAGTTCTTAACATTTTGCCATAATTGCTTCATCTACTTTTATGTGTCTATGCTAAACATTAGACATTTTACCACTGAATAGTTTTGTATGCATCTTTAAGAAATAATGGCCTTTGGGGCCTTTTCTCACATGACCTCTAGATAATTCTCACACCTAGAGCAGTGAACATACCTTCACAGCATCCATCCAGTCTATTCTTATTTTCCATGTTGTCCCAAAGGTGTCCTCTTACAGTGGTTCGTTTGCCTCTGGAATCAAATCAAAGTCCATGTGTTACCTTCTGGTGGTTGAGTCTTAAGCCTCTCCTGATCAAGACAGCTTCTGATCCAATACCGTATTAATGTTCTAGGTATGACCGGCTGCTTCGGATTAGAGCGCTCAGGTGGGAATATGGCAGTGTCTTGCCAAGTGCTTTACGATTTCACATGTCTGCTGAAGAAGTAAGTTAGTGCTCTTGTTCAAATTTGTCAATACAGAAACTGGCTGAGCTTCTGGCATTGTTtgtggcggtggtggtttagtcgctaagtcatgtcccactcttgtgatcccacggactgtagcccgccagcctcttctgtccatgaggattctctaggcaagaatactggagtgagttgccagttccttctccagggaatcttcccaacccagggatcgaacccgggtctcctgcactgcaggcagattctttaccaactgagatatgagggaagccccctggcATTGTTTTGTAATAGTAtttatggtgtttgtctttttaaCATTTGCTTTTCAGTAGTTTTTGGTCTGTTTGAGAATGGTAGGAGTAATTCTAAATGCTATATGGAAAACTACTATTACTTAACAAAATAAAGGGTCCTGTTATATTAGCTGCTAGTGATCTATCAGTAGGATTCAATACTGGCATTATTATTTGGaggtttttcataaaatatttgtgtgtACATACTttgcttggggcttcccaggtggcgcttatggtaaagaacttgcctgtcagtgcaggacacATAAGTGATGTGAGTTCTagccttgggtcgggaagatcccctagaggagggcttggcaacccactccagtattcttgccaggataatcccccTGGATGGAggaccttggcaggctacagtccatagggtcacagagaaatggacacaactgaagagactcagcacacacacacacgtactttGCTTATCTTTGTGAATGTGTGATGAATTCTTGATTTATCCAGTCACTGAGGCACAATATTTAAGGACACAGGATTGAAGGCAAGCAAACTCGTGTAGAAACCTTGGCTCTATTTCTGTGAGATCCTAGGCAGGTGACTCCATCCCTCCCTGTGCCTAGATTCCTTCATTTACAAAGTGAAGGTCATAGCATCTGCTGCAGTGACTTCGGACACTAACTGCCTAGTTAGACCAAACTTCAGATGTTAAGACTGCCCTCACTTCAGACACCAGCCATGGTTTGGGGGTTCCCAGGGACACACTCTcccttctgaccaactggctacaAATTCAGAGGTTCCCACTCTCCCCTCAGGTTTGAGGCTTTTAGCCTCTTGATATCATtgcagagaggagaggggagctAGAAGGAGGGCTGTGTCACCTGTGATTCATTGCATCATGGTTTGATCAATCAATGCAGCCTATGTCATGACACTCCAGAGTTGTGTAAGCTTCCCCAGTTAACACAACATCGTGTGCATTGTTCCACATCAGTGTGCCTGGGGGGTGGTGTGTCCTGATCCCTCAGGGAGAGGAAACCAAATCTTCACCTTTGGGACCCTCCCACACCTCACCCTGGGTGTCTCTTCCTTTGGCTGGTTCTGTTTGTATTCCTTTCACTACAGTACAACAGTGAATGTCAGGACAGTGCTTTCCTGGGTCCTGAGAGTCGTTCTGGCCAAGTATTAAACCTGAGGGAGGGGTGTACGTGTGTATCCATGCACGCACACACTTTACTAGTGAAGGTTatgaagatgtttttctgtacaGTCTTTGGAGTTATCCTGTTTTATCTTTCACAAAGATCTACAGTACTGGAATAGATTTTTGTGAATAATGTATGAGCCAAGTTGCATGTCTGTGGGGGTCTTTCTTTGGTCTTAGTCTATTTTCCTTGTACTGATTTCATGCTGCTTAAATGATTGTAATTTTGTAATACTTCTTAAGCAagttttcccattttgttcttcttttttcaagTGTCTTGATtatttttggctttttgcatttccatGCAAATTTCAGACTCCTTTTGtcaagtttgatttttttaaacaattggaGTTTTGATTGAGAATGACTTGGATCTACAGATCAGTTAACATTATTATAACACTGAATTGTCCAGTCCTTGAAAGTGGTATATCATTCTGCATTTTTAGGTACCAATATGCAGAATGACCAATACCTACTGTTCTAGGTACCAATGCCTGGTTCATAATAGGCAATCAATAATACTTGTAGTTTGAATGAATGGTCATAGTAAAGATGCATGTGGGCATGTGTGCTGTTTTTGAAAGGGTTAGTGTACAGTTTctgcaaatttattttcttacagcttTGTCAAATGGCCATCTTTATGTTTCCAGATGGACTGGTTCAATCGTTATAAAAAGTCCCTTGCTACCTACATGAGGTCATTGGGAGGAGACGAAGGTTTGGACATCACACAGGATATGAAACCTCCAAAAAGCCTATATATAGAAGTAAgtacacctttttaaaaaaatgagtgttTCTTTGATGCATAGAATGAGCTGACTTTTGTCCAAGGGAGGgagtatatgaatatatactaGTGTATATAGGCATACCTTGGAGACACCATAGGTTTGGTTTCTAactcacaataaagcaaatactcACTAAAACATGTCACAAAAatcttttggtttcccagtgcatgtaaaagtTACGCTTACACTAGTCTATTGAGTATGTGTTagcattatatacatattttattgctaaaaaatccTGCTATCTGACAATGCACGGTTGACACAAAtcttcagtttgttaaaaaaaaaaaaaaaatcaatattagagaagcacaataaagcaaaaaacaaaggagaggaaACATAAACCCAAGCCAAAACTTTTACCTGTAGGTGATGGTGGGAATAGGATTGAGCAGCTaaaaatttttggctgtacctgttttaaaagttttaactttAGAACCATGTAagtattttacatattattaaaacaaaatgaaatcaaaGTGAAAAACCAACCCAAAACTCGCTTTGGCAGCTCCTTCAGTTTCCTTGCTGTCATTGCTGACCTATACATATATTCAGAGATTTGCCATTTTTCTTCCTCCCCATCAGTGGATATTGGAACCAGTGGACACTGGAACCACTAATATGCCTCAGTAAAAAATACTAAACTGAACTACACAAAGAAGCACACAGAGCCTAATAGTTCCCTGTGGGTACATGTACAGTCCCCAGCTACTTGATGGTTACTTcataataaaagataatttagATGTTATAAAacatcagtttttcttttcaggTGCGGTGTCTGAAAGACTACGGAGAATTTGAAGTTGAGGATGGTATTTcagtgctattaaaaaaaaatagccaggTATTTACTGTCTTAggat is a window of Budorcas taxicolor isolate Tak-1 chromosome 13, Takin1.1, whole genome shotgun sequence DNA encoding:
- the GINS1 gene encoding DNA replication complex GINS protein PSF1; this translates as MFCEKATELVRELHRAAEGRLPAFNEDGLRQVLEEMKALYEQNQSDVNEAKSSGRGDLIPTIKFRHCSLLRNQRCIVAYLYDRLLRIRALRWEYGSVLPSALRFHMSAEEMDWFNRYKKSLATYMRSLGGDEGLDITQDMKPPKSLYIEVRCLKDYGEFEVEDGISVLLKKNSQHFLPRWKCEQLIRQGILEHVLS